In Paraburkholderia sprentiae WSM5005, a genomic segment contains:
- a CDS encoding organic hydroperoxide resistance protein, with the protein MNILYKASATSTGGRDGRAVSSDNALDVKLAAPRELGGTGAAGTNPEQLFAAGYSACFLSAMKFVAGQRKQSLPTDTQVSADVGIGPNDNGGFALDIDLRVSLPGLAADAAKELVDAAHEVCPYSNATRRNVAVRLHVA; encoded by the coding sequence ATGAACATCCTCTACAAGGCAAGCGCAACGAGCACTGGTGGCCGCGACGGCCGCGCCGTATCGTCGGACAATGCATTGGACGTGAAGCTGGCCGCGCCGCGTGAACTCGGCGGCACTGGCGCGGCGGGCACGAATCCCGAACAGCTGTTTGCGGCCGGCTACTCGGCCTGTTTCCTGAGCGCCATGAAGTTCGTCGCGGGCCAGCGCAAGCAGTCTCTGCCGACGGACACGCAGGTTTCCGCCGACGTCGGCATCGGTCCGAACGACAACGGCGGCTTCGCGCTCGACATCGATCTGCGCGTCTCGCTGCCGGGCCTGGCTGCGGACGCGGCGAAGGAACTGGTCGACGCCGCGCACGAGGTCTGCCCGTATTCGAACGCCACGCGCCGCAATGTTGCGGTTCGTCTGCACGTCGCTTGA
- a CDS encoding TspO/MBR family protein: MRRLPSLLVFLVLTLAAGWTASLSLPDAWYAGLQKPAFNPPNWIFPPVWTVLYALMAFSAWRVWKRGGLTAAIVLWVVQLLFNAAWMWLFFGLHRPEAALLDILILLVLIVMLTYMFWRRDRLAGILLVPYVVWVAYAALVNYTLWQLNPAA, from the coding sequence ATGCGCCGACTGCCGTCGCTGCTCGTATTTCTAGTCCTGACGCTGGCGGCCGGGTGGACCGCGAGTCTATCGCTGCCGGACGCGTGGTATGCGGGCCTTCAAAAGCCCGCGTTCAATCCGCCGAACTGGATTTTCCCGCCGGTCTGGACCGTGCTTTACGCGTTGATGGCCTTTTCCGCATGGCGCGTGTGGAAGCGCGGCGGTCTGACCGCAGCGATCGTACTGTGGGTCGTGCAGCTGTTGTTCAACGCCGCGTGGATGTGGCTGTTTTTCGGCCTGCATCGACCGGAGGCTGCGCTCCTCGACATCCTGATCCTGCTGGTGCTGATCGTGATGCTGACGTATATGTTTTGGCGACGCGATCGACTCGCGGGCATTCTGCTCGTGCCGTATGTCGTGTGGGTCGCGTACGCAGCACTCGTGAACTACACGTTGTGGCAGCTGAATCCTGCTGCTTGA
- a CDS encoding DUF3563 family protein, producing MYLISRLFLFLTKSPDQLAKERADAYLAEATDLYDLEFRMRKLDGEANLRQPSWMSQHYG from the coding sequence ATGTACCTGATTAGCCGTCTTTTTCTCTTTTTGACCAAGTCGCCGGACCAACTCGCGAAAGAGCGCGCTGACGCGTATCTCGCTGAAGCGACCGATCTCTATGACCTCGAATTCCGCATGCGCAAGCTCGATGGCGAAGCGAACTTGCGTCAGCCGTCCTGGATGAGCCAGCACTACGGCTAA
- a CDS encoding extracellular catalytic domain type 1 short-chain-length polyhydroxyalkanoate depolymerase, translating into MAKSLSKIWLRGFKRLLAIQTEHAQKTAKRTQARPVRAATTKPSSKAHSLKPVAALRTPAKREAPRESRVRPRAAAWASGAWTRSFHSAPATPGRLVNHLQYGLYIPSGHAREAMPLVVMLHGCTQSIDEFAEGTRMNLLADRYGFAVVYPEQSKHAHSHRCWHWYDAGDSAGGGEALAVVSLVDALVEQHGFDRERVYVAGISAGAGLAALLVVKYPEHFAAVALHSGPAFGEARSGITAMDVMRRGARREPVELVNETTNVAQYPGMPALIIHGDADHVVAPVNADQLATQFLRLNRLIDANGARKAGEMREDRKNGVVMRDYLRGGRRVVRACRVQGLGHAWAGGDDALPFHSSKGPDASAMLWDFFRHQRRTDAGRVAEGLATSSAER; encoded by the coding sequence ATGGCAAAAAGCCTGTCAAAAATCTGGCTGCGGGGCTTCAAGCGCCTGCTCGCGATCCAAACCGAACACGCGCAAAAGACCGCCAAGCGAACGCAGGCGCGGCCGGTTCGCGCGGCCACCACCAAACCGTCGAGCAAGGCTCATTCACTGAAGCCGGTTGCGGCGCTGCGCACGCCCGCGAAACGCGAAGCGCCGCGCGAGTCGCGCGTGCGCCCACGCGCAGCCGCGTGGGCGAGCGGCGCATGGACGCGCTCGTTCCATTCCGCGCCCGCGACGCCGGGCCGGCTCGTCAATCACCTGCAATACGGCCTCTATATCCCGTCCGGGCATGCGCGCGAGGCGATGCCGCTGGTCGTGATGCTGCACGGGTGCACGCAGTCGATCGACGAATTCGCCGAAGGCACGCGCATGAACCTGCTCGCCGACCGCTACGGCTTCGCGGTCGTGTATCCGGAGCAATCGAAGCACGCGCACTCGCACCGCTGCTGGCATTGGTACGATGCCGGCGACAGCGCGGGCGGCGGAGAGGCGCTTGCGGTGGTGTCGCTGGTGGATGCGCTGGTCGAACAACATGGTTTTGACCGCGAACGCGTCTACGTAGCGGGGATTTCGGCGGGCGCGGGGCTGGCGGCGCTGTTGGTCGTCAAGTACCCCGAACATTTCGCCGCAGTCGCGCTGCATTCCGGCCCCGCTTTCGGCGAGGCCCGCTCCGGCATTACCGCGATGGACGTGATGCGGCGGGGCGCGCGTCGCGAGCCGGTCGAGCTCGTCAACGAAACGACGAACGTTGCGCAATATCCGGGCATGCCGGCGCTGATCATCCACGGCGACGCCGACCATGTCGTCGCGCCGGTCAACGCGGACCAATTGGCGACACAGTTTCTGCGCCTGAACCGCCTGATCGACGCGAACGGCGCGCGTAAGGCCGGCGAAATGCGCGAAGACCGCAAGAACGGCGTAGTGATGCGCGATTATCTGCGTGGCGGGCGGCGCGTCGTGCGGGCGTGCCGAGTGCAGGGTCTCGGTCACGCATGGGCCGGGGGCGACGATGCGCTGCCGTTCCATTCGTCTAAAGGCCCCGACGCGAGCGCCATGCTGTGGGATTTTTTCCGGCATCAGCGTCGCACGGACGCTGGCCGCGTCGCGGAAGGATTGGCGACGTCATCGGCCGAGCGGTGA
- a CDS encoding phosphatase PAP2 family protein, whose product MPDLPIHLWYSITSLGGAGLTLPLALAIALWLAVGYSWRLAACWLALLGTAIGVVTVTKLAFLGWGVGVRELDFTGVSGHSMLSTAVYPAALFLMLLPARRAIRLLGVLAGLAAGLAVGLSRVVLSAHSPSEAVTGCLVGALAALLFVRIAWNAEPDRLSALPVAVSMMVLALVMHGVHVPTQRWVTHIALKVSGHDRPFIRAKWKSIRDIRPSAAPLSKTRNGLEPVHALDI is encoded by the coding sequence ATGCCCGATTTACCGATCCACCTGTGGTATTCGATCACCAGCCTCGGCGGCGCCGGCTTGACGCTGCCGCTCGCGCTCGCGATCGCGCTGTGGTTGGCGGTCGGCTATTCGTGGCGGCTCGCGGCCTGCTGGCTCGCCCTGCTCGGCACGGCGATCGGCGTCGTGACCGTGACCAAGCTCGCCTTCCTCGGCTGGGGTGTCGGCGTACGCGAACTCGACTTCACCGGCGTCAGCGGTCACTCCATGCTGTCCACGGCCGTCTATCCGGCCGCGCTATTCTTGATGTTATTGCCCGCGCGTCGCGCCATCCGGCTGCTGGGCGTGCTGGCGGGGCTGGCCGCCGGCTTGGCGGTGGGGTTGTCGCGCGTCGTGCTGAGCGCGCATTCGCCGTCCGAAGCAGTCACCGGCTGCCTCGTCGGCGCGCTCGCCGCGCTCCTGTTCGTGCGAATCGCGTGGAATGCCGAGCCGGACCGGCTGTCGGCGCTGCCGGTCGCCGTCAGCATGATGGTGCTGGCACTGGTGATGCACGGCGTGCACGTGCCCACGCAGCGCTGGGTCACGCATATCGCGCTGAAGGTGTCCGGCCACGATCGGCCGTTCATTCGCGCAAAATGGAAGTCCATACGCGACATTCGTCCGTCAGCCGCGCCGCTGTCAAAAACCCGCAACGGGCTCGAGCCGGTGCACGCATTGGACATCTGA
- the modA gene encoding molybdate ABC transporter substrate-binding protein, translated as MTLTCHLKQYALCVAAAVSLVASANAHADELVVSAAASLTNAFKAVGDAFEQQHPGIKVLLNFGASDVLMQQIIKGAPADVFASADQKAMDKAAAAQMIVPSTRRDFAANSLVLIVPADSHFSPANLNALTAANVKRVAFGDPASVPVGRYTQGALQAAGVWDAVSAKAVLASNVRQSLDYVARGEVDAGFVFGTDAAIMPDKVKVALNLPTQTPITYPIAQVEGSHQAADAQTFVDFVLSPAGQAVLAKYGFEPAH; from the coding sequence ATGACACTCACTTGCCATCTGAAGCAATACGCATTGTGCGTCGCAGCCGCCGTGTCCCTCGTGGCCAGCGCGAATGCGCACGCTGATGAACTGGTGGTCTCGGCCGCCGCCAGCCTGACCAATGCGTTCAAGGCGGTCGGCGATGCCTTCGAGCAGCAGCATCCGGGCATCAAGGTTCTGTTGAACTTCGGCGCGTCCGACGTGCTGATGCAACAGATAATCAAGGGCGCGCCCGCCGACGTATTCGCATCCGCGGATCAGAAGGCAATGGACAAGGCCGCGGCGGCACAGATGATCGTGCCGTCCACGCGGCGCGACTTCGCCGCCAACTCGCTGGTGCTGATCGTGCCCGCCGACAGTCATTTCTCACCGGCCAACCTCAACGCGCTGACGGCCGCGAACGTCAAGCGCGTCGCATTCGGCGATCCGGCTTCGGTACCGGTCGGCCGCTACACGCAGGGCGCGCTGCAGGCCGCAGGCGTGTGGGACGCGGTCAGCGCGAAGGCGGTGCTCGCGTCGAACGTGCGTCAGAGCCTCGATTACGTCGCGCGCGGCGAAGTCGACGCCGGCTTCGTGTTCGGCACCGACGCCGCGATCATGCCCGACAAGGTCAAGGTCGCGCTGAACCTGCCGACGCAAACGCCGATCACCTATCCGATCGCGCAGGTCGAAGGCAGCCATCAGGCAGCCGACGCGCAGACCTTCGTCGACTTCGTGCTATCGCCGGCCGGCCAGGCTGTGCTCGCGAAGTACGGCTTCGAGCCGGCGCATTAA
- the modB gene encoding molybdate ABC transporter permease subunit encodes MQQAWVPLLLSLKVAGWATVLNLVLGVAAALGLSRWRSGARDVIDSLLMLPLVLPPTVLGYYLLVLLGRRGVIGAWLDRFDIQLVFTWQGAVIASTVVAFPLVLKSARAAFEGVDPQLERAARTLGVSEAAVFFRVTLPLAARGILAGGLLAFARALGEFGATLMIAGNLPGRTQTLSVAVYSAVQAGDDSTANLLVLVTSVACVTILLLAGRLVPQHTLLRAR; translated from the coding sequence ATGCAACAGGCCTGGGTTCCGCTGCTGCTATCGCTGAAGGTCGCGGGCTGGGCCACCGTGCTCAATCTCGTGCTCGGCGTCGCGGCGGCGCTCGGCCTGTCGCGCTGGCGCTCCGGCGCGCGCGACGTGATCGATTCGCTGCTGATGCTGCCGCTGGTGTTGCCGCCCACCGTGCTCGGCTATTACCTGCTCGTGCTGCTTGGCCGGCGCGGCGTGATCGGCGCGTGGCTCGACCGTTTCGACATCCAGCTCGTGTTCACGTGGCAGGGCGCGGTGATCGCGTCGACGGTGGTCGCGTTTCCGCTCGTGCTGAAGTCGGCGCGCGCGGCCTTCGAAGGCGTCGATCCGCAGCTGGAACGCGCGGCGCGCACGCTGGGCGTCAGCGAAGCCGCGGTGTTTTTCCGCGTGACGCTGCCGCTCGCCGCGCGCGGCATCCTCGCCGGCGGCCTGCTCGCGTTTGCGCGCGCGCTTGGCGAATTCGGCGCGACGCTGATGATCGCGGGCAACCTGCCGGGCCGCACGCAGACGCTGTCTGTGGCGGTCTATTCGGCGGTGCAGGCTGGCGACGACAGCACCGCCAACCTCCTCGTGCTCGTCACCTCGGTCGCGTGCGTGACGATCCTGCTGCTCGCGGGGCGCCTCGTGCCGCAGCACACGCTGCTGAGAGCGCGCTGA
- a CDS encoding sulfate/molybdate ABC transporter ATP-binding protein, giving the protein MPLDVAIRKTFETAERRFTLDVAFSASTQRLVLFGPSGAGKSLTLQAIAGLLRPDEGTITLHGTTLFDSAIGIDQKPQARKIAYLFQDYALFPHLNVRQNIGFGLRQGWLNPRARGAHAQIDYWLDALELRSVAGNHPAQLSGGQKQRVALARALVSQPRLLLLDEPFSALDSALRQRMRRELSDLQTRLDIPMVLITHDPDDVAAFGDQVVQVRDGRVRENHPFAGYARSEASPG; this is encoded by the coding sequence ATGCCGCTCGACGTCGCCATCCGCAAGACCTTCGAGACCGCCGAGCGGCGCTTCACGCTCGACGTCGCGTTCAGCGCGAGCACCCAGCGGCTCGTGCTGTTCGGACCGTCGGGCGCGGGCAAGAGCCTGACCTTGCAGGCGATCGCCGGCTTGCTGCGTCCAGATGAAGGGACCATCACACTGCACGGCACCACCTTGTTCGACAGCGCGATCGGCATCGATCAGAAGCCGCAGGCGCGCAAGATCGCGTATCTGTTTCAGGACTATGCGTTGTTTCCGCATCTGAACGTGCGGCAGAACATCGGCTTCGGGCTGCGCCAGGGATGGCTCAATCCTCGTGCGCGCGGCGCGCATGCGCAAATCGATTACTGGCTCGACGCGCTCGAGTTGAGGAGCGTGGCGGGCAATCATCCGGCGCAACTGTCGGGCGGGCAAAAGCAGCGCGTCGCGCTCGCGCGGGCGCTGGTTTCGCAGCCGCGCCTGCTGCTGCTCGACGAACCGTTTTCGGCTCTGGATAGCGCGCTGCGCCAGCGTATGCGGCGCGAGCTATCGGACCTGCAAACGCGGCTCGACATTCCGATGGTGCTCATCACGCACGATCCAGACGACGTCGCCGCATTCGGCGACCAGGTCGTGCAGGTCCGCGACGGCCGCGTGCGCGAGAATCATCCGTTCGCGGGGTATGCGCGCAGTGAAGCGTCACCTGGTTGA
- a CDS encoding TOBE domain-containing protein, giving the protein MTIDRPDPPRDPLELGGSVWFKAGAQTLGGAARIALLAAIGETGSITSAAKAVGISYKGAWDAVDTMNNLAGEPLVVRLTGGKGGGGTTLTPRAVKLIDTFRAVEREHRRFLERAGAAIGEGFATDWDLIGRIGVKTSARNQFYGRVSAIARGTVNDEVTLALAGGHAIVAVLTHESTEALGLAVGVAAFALIKASWVVLLVAGNGDGGAPLKLSARNQLHGTVHSVKRGAVNAQVSLGLEGGAVITAVVTNASVDTLGLQEGARAVAVFKASSVILGVKD; this is encoded by the coding sequence ATGACCATCGACCGTCCCGATCCGCCTCGCGACCCGCTCGAACTCGGCGGCTCCGTCTGGTTCAAGGCCGGCGCGCAGACGCTCGGCGGTGCGGCCCGCATCGCGCTGCTGGCGGCGATCGGCGAGACCGGCTCGATCACGAGTGCGGCGAAGGCGGTCGGCATCAGCTACAAAGGCGCGTGGGATGCCGTCGACACGATGAACAACCTTGCCGGCGAGCCGCTCGTCGTGCGTCTGACCGGCGGCAAGGGCGGCGGCGGCACGACGCTGACGCCGCGCGCGGTGAAGCTGATCGACACGTTTCGCGCGGTGGAGCGCGAGCATCGACGCTTTCTCGAACGCGCGGGGGCAGCGATCGGCGAGGGCTTCGCGACGGACTGGGATCTGATCGGCCGCATCGGCGTGAAGACGAGCGCGCGCAATCAGTTTTACGGCAGGGTGTCGGCGATCGCGCGTGGCACTGTCAACGACGAAGTGACGCTTGCGCTGGCCGGCGGCCACGCGATCGTCGCGGTGCTCACGCACGAGAGCACCGAAGCGCTCGGGCTCGCGGTCGGCGTGGCGGCATTTGCGCTGATCAAGGCGTCGTGGGTCGTGCTGCTCGTCGCGGGTAACGGCGATGGCGGCGCGCCGTTGAAACTGTCGGCGCGCAATCAGTTGCATGGCACGGTGCACAGCGTGAAGCGCGGCGCGGTCAACGCGCAAGTGTCGCTCGGGCTCGAGGGCGGCGCGGTAATCACCGCGGTCGTGACCAATGCCAGCGTCGACACGCTCGGATTGCAGGAAGGCGCGCGCGCGGTCGCGGTGTTCAAGGCGTCGAGCGTGATACTCGGCGTGAAGGATTGA
- a CDS encoding SDR family NAD(P)-dependent oxidoreductase has product MQPATQQKTMLLIGASRGLGFAMVEAYLRRGWRVIATGRQGSTARLLELANASRGALEVETVDITIPAQVAALRGRLEARPIDLLFVNAGVKNDDRETIADVSTDEFVRVMVTNALSPMRVVEALQDLVRPTGTIGVMSSGQGSVANNENGNYEVYRGSKAALNMFMRSFAARHRGDTKTLLLMAPGWVRTDMGGPHARLSIDESIPNLVSTIDAHEGRTGLHYLDYLGRVVPW; this is encoded by the coding sequence ATGCAACCCGCAACCCAGCAAAAAACCATGCTTTTGATCGGCGCCTCGCGCGGCCTCGGTTTCGCGATGGTCGAGGCGTACCTGAGGCGCGGCTGGCGAGTCATCGCCACCGGCAGACAGGGCTCCACAGCAAGACTCCTCGAACTTGCGAACGCGTCACGCGGCGCACTTGAAGTCGAAACGGTTGACATCACGATTCCCGCGCAGGTCGCCGCGTTGCGCGGCCGCCTCGAAGCACGTCCGATCGATCTGCTGTTCGTCAACGCCGGCGTCAAGAACGACGATCGCGAAACGATCGCGGATGTGTCGACCGATGAGTTCGTGCGCGTGATGGTGACGAATGCGTTGAGCCCGATGCGCGTCGTCGAGGCCTTGCAGGATCTGGTTCGGCCGACTGGCACGATCGGCGTGATGTCGTCGGGCCAGGGCAGCGTCGCTAACAACGAGAACGGCAACTACGAGGTCTATCGCGGCAGCAAGGCCGCGCTCAATATGTTCATGCGCAGCTTTGCCGCGCGCCATCGAGGCGACACCAAAACGCTGCTGCTGATGGCGCCCGGGTGGGTGCGAACCGATATGGGCGGCCCGCACGCACGTCTGAGCATCGACGAAAGCATCCCGAACCTGGTCAGCACGATCGACGCTCATGAAGGCCGTACCGGCTTGCACTACCTCGACTACCTCGGCAGAGTCGTGCCGTGGTGA
- a CDS encoding LysR family transcriptional regulator, giving the protein MPDHDLNLLVALDLLLAEASVVRAARRLGLSASAMSRTLARLREATGDPLLVRAGREMVLTPHAEALRRRTSDAVHEARALLRPSTTDPDFHTLQRTFIIRANDGFVEAFGASVIAEATAHAPNVRISFAPKTEKTPMHLREGSADLEIGVLAEMGPEIRVQALFRDRFVGVARKGHPLESEREVTAERYVAFGHVVASRRGRSSGPVDAALAALGLERKVVAVVPGFPAALAVARASDLIALVPASFLLGLPENQSKAQQSPVSATVFAFDLPVTTGRITVSQMWHPRVDAEPVHRWLRQLVLDVCRRKAPS; this is encoded by the coding sequence ATGCCTGATCACGACCTGAATCTGCTCGTTGCGTTGGACCTGCTGCTTGCCGAGGCGAGCGTAGTTCGCGCTGCTCGCCGGCTGGGACTGAGCGCGTCCGCAATGAGCCGAACGTTGGCGCGGCTTCGGGAGGCGACGGGCGACCCATTACTGGTTCGCGCCGGCCGCGAGATGGTGCTGACTCCGCATGCCGAGGCATTGCGTCGACGTACGAGCGATGCGGTCCACGAAGCCCGGGCCTTGCTGCGCCCCTCTACGACGGATCCGGATTTCCACACGCTCCAGCGGACCTTCATCATTCGTGCCAACGACGGCTTCGTGGAAGCATTTGGTGCCTCGGTGATCGCTGAAGCGACGGCGCATGCGCCGAACGTGCGGATCAGTTTTGCACCGAAAACCGAGAAAACGCCGATGCATCTACGGGAGGGTTCGGCGGATCTCGAGATCGGCGTGCTCGCTGAGATGGGCCCGGAAATACGCGTTCAAGCGCTTTTCCGCGATCGCTTTGTCGGCGTCGCTAGAAAAGGGCATCCGCTGGAATCGGAGCGCGAGGTCACCGCCGAAAGATATGTTGCGTTCGGCCACGTGGTCGCTTCGCGACGCGGACGTAGCAGCGGCCCGGTCGATGCCGCGTTGGCCGCGTTGGGACTGGAAAGAAAGGTCGTCGCCGTGGTGCCCGGTTTTCCCGCCGCGCTGGCGGTGGCTCGCGCATCCGATCTGATTGCGCTCGTGCCTGCATCGTTTCTGCTCGGTCTGCCGGAAAATCAGTCGAAGGCTCAGCAATCCCCGGTATCAGCCACCGTGTTCGCCTTCGATCTTCCGGTGACGACGGGGAGAATCACGGTATCGCAAATGTGGCATCCGCGCGTCGACGCAGAGCCGGTTCATCGTTGGCTGCGGCAGCTCGTGCTCGACGTGTGCCGCCGGAAGGCGCCCTCGTGA
- a CDS encoding tautomerase family protein yields the protein MPLTRISLRAGKPADYRHALTAGIQRSLVDTFNVPKDDMFMLITEHTSDNMIYDRQYLNVERGDDLVVIQLTVSNTRSIEQKKALYRRIVDELGKSPGVRPEDVFISLVEVEKENWSFGNGLCQYCAQL from the coding sequence ATGCCGCTCACCCGAATCTCACTGCGCGCCGGCAAGCCGGCCGACTACCGCCACGCGCTGACCGCCGGTATCCAGCGCTCGCTGGTGGACACATTCAACGTGCCGAAGGACGACATGTTCATGCTGATCACCGAGCACACGTCCGACAACATGATCTACGATCGGCAGTACCTGAATGTCGAGCGCGGCGACGATCTCGTCGTGATTCAGCTAACCGTCAGCAATACGCGCTCGATCGAGCAGAAGAAGGCGTTGTACCGGCGCATCGTCGATGAACTCGGGAAGTCGCCGGGCGTGCGGCCCGAGGACGTGTTCATCAGTCTCGTCGAGGTCGAGAAGGAGAACTGGTCGTTTGGGAATGGACTCTGCCAGTACTGCGCACAGTTGTAG
- a CDS encoding MbcA/ParS/Xre antitoxin family protein — translation MSTAGLRAFFNIARDWDLNADEQIVLLGKPGRSTFFKWRATPETARLSRDTLERLSLLLGIYKALQILLPQPSAADTWIKRPNGAPPFGGRRALDRMLAGNISDLVAVRQYLDAMRGGWA, via the coding sequence ATGTCCACGGCGGGTTTGCGTGCATTCTTCAACATCGCGCGTGACTGGGACCTGAACGCCGACGAGCAGATCGTGCTGCTCGGCAAGCCGGGCCGCTCGACGTTCTTCAAGTGGAGGGCGACGCCCGAGACCGCGCGCCTCAGCCGCGACACGCTGGAGCGGCTGTCGCTGCTGCTTGGCATCTATAAGGCGCTGCAGATCCTGCTGCCGCAGCCGAGCGCCGCCGACACCTGGATCAAACGCCCCAACGGCGCGCCGCCGTTCGGTGGCCGCCGCGCGCTGGACCGCATGCTGGCGGGCAATATCAGCGATCTCGTGGCCGTGCGCCAGTATCTGGACGCAATGCGAGGCGGCTGGGCGTGA
- a CDS encoding RES family NAD+ phosphorylase — translation MTQPQWQDRWTSAALDWSPAYRVIPTRFPAINLFDRVASPEDFDALYALEAMTNDRLRTEIGELDLVPREERRFGPGYGPIMAALTHLNPLGSRFSDGTYGVFYCARSRATAIAETRYHTGQFLAATAEPPMRQQMRLYTVLAQGSVVDLRRDPELDPAVLSPDDYVAGQALGRAMRAAGAPGIVYPSVRDSGGECLAAFRTTLLRDCHHAAYLEYNWNGTSVDMVFELNQVG, via the coding sequence GTGACACAACCGCAATGGCAGGACCGCTGGACCAGCGCCGCGCTCGACTGGTCGCCCGCATATCGAGTGATTCCGACACGCTTTCCGGCCATCAATCTGTTCGACCGCGTTGCCTCGCCGGAAGATTTCGATGCTCTGTACGCGCTCGAAGCGATGACCAACGACCGTCTGCGCACCGAAATCGGCGAACTGGACCTGGTGCCGCGCGAGGAGCGCCGTTTCGGTCCCGGCTACGGGCCGATCATGGCTGCGCTCACGCATTTGAACCCGCTTGGCAGCCGCTTTTCCGACGGCACGTATGGCGTGTTCTACTGCGCTCGTTCACGCGCGACGGCGATCGCCGAAACCCGCTATCACACCGGCCAGTTCCTCGCCGCGACCGCCGAACCGCCGATGCGCCAGCAGATGCGTCTCTACACGGTGCTCGCGCAAGGCAGCGTGGTCGACCTGCGTCGCGACCCCGAGCTCGATCCCGCCGTGCTGTCGCCCGACGACTACGTCGCCGGCCAGGCGCTCGGACGCGCGATGCGCGCGGCGGGCGCACCGGGCATCGTCTATCCGTCGGTGCGCGACAGCGGCGGCGAATGCCTCGCCGCATTCCGCACGACGCTGCTGCGCGACTGCCATCACGCGGCGTACCTCGAATACAACTGGAACGGCACGAGCGTGGATATGGTGTTCGAGTTGAATCAGGTCGGATGA
- a CDS encoding metallophosphoesterase: MNASPANLVQHHAANEAGRDFVVGDLHGCVDALRYLLHQIAFDPSCDRLFSVGDLVDRGEHSEQALALLAKPWFYAVLGNHEDALCAVADGRLRRQWWYGIGGAWAADVPDERLRDYAEHLRTLPLVRVIGSGNARFNVLHAEFFGSDAELDAGQFSAETRQQLLWGRELALGNGDPLRQRGLSLTYCGHTPVRDITQIGSQVFIDTGAFGPDGTLTIVQPQALRRWSISVEAARAEGAAALALP; the protein is encoded by the coding sequence ATGAATGCCTCCCCCGCCAACCTCGTTCAGCATCACGCCGCCAACGAGGCCGGCCGCGATTTCGTGGTCGGCGATCTGCACGGCTGCGTCGATGCGTTGCGCTACCTGTTGCATCAGATCGCATTCGATCCGAGCTGCGACCGGCTGTTCTCGGTCGGCGATCTGGTCGATCGCGGCGAGCACTCGGAGCAGGCGCTCGCGCTGCTCGCGAAGCCATGGTTCTACGCGGTGCTCGGCAATCACGAGGACGCGCTGTGCGCGGTCGCCGACGGCCGCTTGCGGCGGCAGTGGTGGTACGGCATCGGCGGCGCATGGGCAGCCGACGTACCCGACGAACGTCTGCGCGACTACGCCGAGCATCTGCGCACGCTGCCGCTCGTGCGCGTGATCGGCAGCGGCAACGCGCGCTTCAATGTTCTGCATGCCGAATTTTTCGGTTCGGATGCGGAGCTCGACGCGGGCCAGTTTTCCGCCGAAACGCGCCAGCAATTGCTGTGGGGCCGCGAACTCGCGCTGGGCAACGGCGATCCGCTGCGGCAGCGGGGACTGTCGCTGACCTATTGCGGCCATACGCCGGTGCGCGACATCACGCAAATAGGCTCGCAGGTGTTCATCGACACCGGCGCGTTCGGACCGGACGGCACGTTGACGATCGTGCAGCCGCAGGCGCTGCGTCGCTGGTCGATCTCAGTCGAGGCAGCGCGCGCGGAGGGGGCGGCGGCACTGGCCTTGCCGTGA